In one Rhinopithecus roxellana isolate Shanxi Qingling chromosome 1, ASM756505v1, whole genome shotgun sequence genomic region, the following are encoded:
- the ACKR2 gene encoding atypical chemokine receptor 2 — MATTASPQPLTTEDAGPENSTFYYYDYLDEVTFMLCRKDAVVSFGKVFLPVFYSLIFVLGLSGNLLLLMVLLRYVPRRRMTEVYLLNLAISNLLFLVTLPFWGISVAWHWVFGSFLCKMVSTLYTTNFYSGIFFISCMSLDKYLEIVHAQPYHRLRTRAKSLLLATIVWAVSLAVSIPDMVFVQTHENPKGVWNCHADFGGHGTIWKLFLRFQQNLLGFLLPLLAMIFFYARIGCVLVRLRPPGQGRALKIAAALVVAFFVLWFPYNLTLFLHTLLDLQVFGNCKVSQHLDYTLQVTESTGFLHCCFSPILYAFSSRRFRQYLKAFLAAVLGWHLAPGTAQAPLSNCSESSILTAQEEMTGMNDLGERQSENSPNKEDVGNKSA, encoded by the coding sequence ATGGCCACCACTGCCTCTCCGCAGCCACTCACCACTGAGGATGCCGGTCCTGAGAATAGCACCTTCTATTACTATGACTACCTGGATGAGGTGACCTTCATGCTCTGCAGGAAGGATGCAGTGGTGTCCTTTGGCAAAGTCTTCCTGCCAGTCTTCTATAGCCTGATTTTTGTGTTGGGCCTGAGCGGGAACCTTCTTCTTCTCATGGTCTTGCTCCGGTACGTGCCTCGCAGGCGGATGACTGAGGTCTATCTGCTGAATCTGGCCATCTCCAACCTTCTGTTTCTGGTGACACTGCCCTTCTGGGGCATCTCCGTGGCCTGGCATTGGGTCTTTGGGAGTTTCTTGTGCAAGATGGTGAGCACTCTTTATACTACTAACTTTTACAGTGGCATCTTTTTCATTAGCTGCATGAGCCTGGACAAGTACCTGGAGATCGTTCATGCTCAGCCCTACCACAGGCTGAGGACCCGGGCCAAGAGCCTGCTCCTTGCTACCATAGTATGGGCTGTGTCCCTGGCCGTCTCCATCCCTGATATGGTCTTTGTACAGACACATGAAAATCCCAAGGGTGTGTGGAACTGCCACGCAGATTTCGGCGGGCACGGGACCATTTGGAAGCTCTTCCTCCGCTTCCAGCAGAACCTCCTAGGGTTTCTCCTTCCACTCCTTGCCATGATCTTCTTCTATGCCCGTATTGGTTGTGTCTTGGTGAGGCTGAGGCCCCCAGGCCAGGGCCGGGCTCTAAAAATAGCTGCAGCCCTGGTGGTGGCCTTTTTCGTGCTATGGTTCCCATACAATCTCACCTTGTTTCTGCATACGCTGTTGGACCTGCAAGTATTCGGGAACTGTAAGGTCAGCCAGCACCTAGACTACACACTCCAGGTGACAGAGAGCACTGGCTTCCTTCACTGCTGCTTTTCACCCATCCTGTATGCCTTCTCCAGTCGCCGCTTCCGCCAGTACCTGAAGGCTTTCCTGGCCGCTGTGCTTGGATGGCACCTGGCACCTGGCACTGCCCAGGCCCCATTATCCAACTGTTCTGAGAGCAGCATACTTACTGCCCAAGAAGAAATGACTGGCATGAATGACCTTGGGGAGAGGCAGTCTGAGAACTCCCCTAACAAGGAGGATGTGGGGAATAAATCAGCCTGA
- the LOC104670956 gene encoding 7-alpha-hydroxycholest-4-en-3-one 12-alpha-hydroxylase yields MVLWGPVLGALLVVIAGYLCLPGMLRQRRPREPPLDKGTVPWLGYAMAFRKNMFEFLKRMRSKHGDVFTVQLGGQYFTFVMDPLSFGPILKDTQRKLDFGQYAKKLVLKVFGYRSVQGDHEMIHSASIKHLRGDGLKDLNETMLDSLSFVMLKSKGWSLGASCWHEDSLFHFCYYILFTAGYLSLFGYTKDKEQDLLQAGELFVEFRKFDLLFPRFVYSLLWPQEWLEVGRLQRLFHKMLSVSHSQEKEGISNWLCNMLQFLREQGVPSAMQDKFNFMMLWASQGNTGPTSFWALLFLLKHPEAIRAVREEATQVLGEARLETKQSFAFKLSALQHTPVLDSVVEETLRLRAAPTLLRLVHEDYTLKMASGQEYLFRRGDILALFPYLSVHVDPDIHPEPTIFKYDRFLNPNGSRKVDFFKAGKKIHHYTMPWGSGVSICPGRFFALSEVKLFILLMVTHFDLELVDPDTPLPHVDPQRWGFGTMQPSHDVRFRYRLHPIE; encoded by the coding sequence ATGGTGCTCTGGGGTCCAGTGCTGGGAGCTCTGCTGGTGGTCATTGCTGGATACCTGTGCCTGCCAGGGATGCTCCGACAACGTAGGCCACGGGAGCCCCCTCTGGACAAGGGTACTGTGCCCTGGCTTGGCTATGCCATGGCTTTCCGGAAGAATATGTTTGAATTTCTGAAGCGCATGAGGAGCAAGCATGGGGATGTGTTCACAGTGCAGCTAGGGGGCCAGTACTTCACCTTTGTCATGGACCCCCTCTCCTTTGGCCCCATCCTCAAGGACACACAGAGAAAACTAGACTTTGGGCAATATGCAAAAAAACTGGTGCTGAAGGTATTTGGATACCGTTCAGTGCAAGGGGACCATGAGATGATACACTCAGCCAGCATCAAGCATCTGAGGGGGGATGGCTTGAAGGATCTTAATGAGACCATGCTGGACAGCCTGTCCTTTGTAATGCTGAAGTCGAAAGGCTGGAGTCTGGGTGCCAGTTGCTGGCACGAGGACAGCCTCTTCCACTTCTGCTATTATATCTTGTTCACAGCTGGCTACCTGAGCTTGTTCGGCTACACGAAGGACAAGGAGCAGGACCTGCTACAGGCAGGAGAGTTATTCGTGGAGTTTCGCAAGTTTGACCTTCTTTTCCCCAGGTTTGTCTACTCTCTGCTGTGGCCCCAAGAGTGGCTAGAAGTGGGCCGACTCCAGCGTCTCTTTCACAAGATGCTCTCCGTGAGCCACAGCCAGGAGAAGGAGGGCATCAGCAACTGGTTGTGCAACATGCTTCAGTTTCTGAGGGAGCAGGGGGTACCTTCAGCTATGCAGGACAAGTTCAACTTCATGATGCTGTGGGCCTCCCAGGGGAACACGGGGCCTACCTCTTTCTGGGCCCTCTTGTTCCTCCTGAAGCACCCAGAAGCTATTCGGGCTGTGAGGGAGGAAGCTACCCAGGTCCTGGGTGAGGCCAGACTGGAGACCAAGCAGTCCTTTGCCTTCAAACTCAGTGCCCTGCAACACACCCCAGTTCTGGACAGTGTGGTAGAGgagacactgaggctgagggcTGCACCCACCCTCCTCAGGTTGGTTCATGAAGACTATACCCTGAAGATGGCCAGTGGGCAGGAGTATCTGTTCCGCCGTGGAGACATCCTGGCCCTCTTTCCCTACCTCTCAGTGCACGTGGATCCTGACATCCACCCCGAGCCCACTATCTTCAAGTATGATCGCTTCCTCAACCCTAATGGCAGCCGGAAAGTGGACTTCTTCAAGGCAGGCAAGAAGATCCACCACTACACCATGCCCTGGGGTTCGGGCGTTTCCATCTGCCCTGGGAGGTTCTTCGCACTCAGTGAGGTGAAGCTCTTTATCCTGCTTATGGTCACACACTTTGACTTAGAGTTGGTGGACCCTGACACACCACTACCCCATGTTGACCCTCAGCGCTGGGGTTTTGGCACCATGCAGCCCAGCCATGATGTGCGCTTCCGCTACCGCCTGCATCCTATAGAGTGA